In Microbacterium cremeum, a genomic segment contains:
- a CDS encoding carbohydrate ABC transporter permease — translation MSTTSSFGENALLITENQVDPDTRAREPRRRIKRRTWQTVIWFVVLLALAAVVLYPLVWLFFSTFKPNAEFGQNQSLIPQNPSFDNYVKVMEGIAGVPMWRFYLNSLLLAVGSVVGVVLSSSLAAYAFARIQFKGLGIFFAAMIGTLLLPFHVVIIPQYIIFNNLDLVDTFWPLLLPKFLATEAFFVFLLVQFIRQMPRDMDEAARIDGAGHLRVFWSIILPLIKPALITCSIFAFIWAWNDFLGPLLYLTSPENYPLPIALRLYNDASSGGADYGATVTASFIALVPVLLFFLVFQRFLVDGVATQGLKG, via the coding sequence ATGAGCACCACATCCTCGTTCGGCGAGAACGCCCTCCTGATCACCGAGAACCAGGTCGACCCCGACACCCGTGCCCGCGAGCCGCGCCGCAGGATCAAGCGCCGCACCTGGCAGACCGTGATCTGGTTCGTGGTGCTGCTCGCCCTCGCCGCGGTGGTGCTCTACCCGCTGGTGTGGCTGTTCTTCTCCACCTTCAAGCCCAACGCCGAGTTCGGACAGAACCAGAGCCTCATCCCGCAGAATCCCTCGTTCGACAACTACGTCAAGGTGATGGAGGGGATCGCCGGAGTGCCGATGTGGAGGTTCTACCTGAACTCGCTCCTCCTCGCCGTCGGCTCCGTGGTGGGCGTGGTGCTCTCGTCATCGCTCGCCGCGTACGCGTTCGCCCGCATCCAGTTCAAGGGCCTCGGCATCTTCTTCGCCGCGATGATCGGCACGCTGCTGCTGCCGTTCCACGTCGTGATCATCCCGCAGTACATCATCTTCAACAACCTCGACCTCGTCGACACGTTCTGGCCGCTGCTGCTGCCGAAGTTCCTCGCCACCGAGGCCTTCTTCGTGTTCCTGCTGGTCCAGTTCATCCGCCAGATGCCCCGCGACATGGACGAAGCCGCTCGCATCGACGGCGCGGGCCACCTCCGCGTGTTCTGGTCGATCATCCTGCCGCTGATCAAGCCGGCGCTCATCACGTGCTCGATCTTCGCGTTCATCTGGGCCTGGAACGACTTCCTCGGTCCCCTCCTCTACCTCACCAGCCCCGAGAACTACCCCCTCCCCATCGCGCTCCGCCTCTACAACGACGCGTCCTCCGGCGGCGCCGACTACGGCGCCACGGTCACCGCCTCGTTCATCGCGCTCGTGCCGGTGCTCCTGTTCTTCCTGGTGTTCCAGCGATTCCTCGTCGACGGTGTCGCCACCCAGGGATTGAAGGGCTGA
- a CDS encoding carbohydrate ABC transporter permease, producing MSTTATRVIVTGDKSSRRPLSRKRRPEHLDRPGQRSRQRRETVAGYGFLIPWLVGFFGLTLVPMVYSLYLSFTSYNIFSPPKWIGLDNYVRMFTTDPAFMQSAQITLIYVLVGTPITLAAALGVAMLLNYRDRGAGFFRSAFYAPSLIGGSVSVAIVWRAMFAGDGPVDSTLTFFGIDIGGWIGNPSLVLPMMILLAVWQFGATMVIFLAGLKQIPKELYEAAEMDGAGPWHRFRAVTLPMLSPVIFFNLLLGLIGAFQVFASAYIISNGTGGPAGMTNFITLYLYKRGFADGQMGYAAAIAWVLLVVVAIIAVILFRTQRSWVHYAGDNR from the coding sequence GTGAGCACCACTGCGACCAGAGTCATCGTGACCGGCGACAAGTCGTCGCGCCGGCCGTTGTCGCGCAAGCGCCGCCCGGAGCACCTGGACCGGCCCGGGCAGCGGTCCCGGCAGCGCCGCGAGACGGTCGCCGGGTACGGGTTCCTGATCCCGTGGCTGGTCGGGTTCTTCGGCCTCACCCTGGTGCCGATGGTGTACTCGCTGTACCTCTCGTTCACCAGCTACAACATCTTCTCGCCGCCGAAGTGGATCGGGCTGGACAACTACGTCCGCATGTTCACCACCGACCCGGCGTTCATGCAGTCCGCGCAGATCACGCTGATCTATGTGCTGGTCGGCACGCCGATCACCCTCGCCGCGGCGCTCGGCGTCGCGATGCTGCTGAACTACCGCGACCGCGGCGCCGGGTTCTTCCGCTCCGCGTTCTACGCCCCGTCGCTCATCGGCGGCTCGGTCAGCGTCGCGATCGTGTGGCGCGCGATGTTCGCCGGCGACGGACCGGTCGACAGCACGCTCACCTTCTTCGGCATCGACATCGGCGGCTGGATCGGCAACCCGTCGCTCGTGCTGCCGATGATGATCCTCCTCGCCGTGTGGCAGTTCGGTGCCACCATGGTCATCTTCCTCGCGGGCCTCAAGCAGATCCCGAAAGAGCTGTACGAGGCGGCCGAGATGGACGGCGCCGGCCCCTGGCACCGGTTCCGCGCCGTCACCCTCCCGATGCTCAGCCCCGTGATCTTCTTCAACCTGCTGCTGGGCCTGATCGGCGCGTTCCAGGTGTTCGCGTCGGCCTACATCATCAGCAACGGCACCGGCGGACCCGCCGGGATGACGAACTTCATCACCCTCTATCTCTACAAGCGCGGCTTCGCCGACGGCCAGATGGGCTACGCCGCGGCGATCGCCTGGGTGCTGCTGGTCGTGGTCGCGATCATCGCCGTGATCCTGTTCCGCACCCAGCGGAGCTGGGTCCACTACGCCGGAGACAACCGATGA